TTCTATCACAAAGCCTAAACTATCTGTCATGAAAAAGTTGTTAAAGAATCCAATCAAATAGACTTTAAAAGAGACTTGTGATTTTAAGTTTTTGAATTGGGACCCGCAACCTTTAAAGTCCACAAGCCCTAAATAACTCTTTAAACTAAGAATTTCTAAGCAACGCACATCAAACAGTTATTCTGGTTAAGCGGTCACATCTCTTACCGGCTAATATAAATATATGCATTGTTGTCAATAGAACTCAACTTGAATAAGCAGCCATCTGACTTAGGACCAGGTCGTTTCTCTGTATTTTGACAGCTATTTGAAACTTTTGCTGCATGCCTACTTCCAAACCTGACTCTAATATCAAGAAAGGGAACGTTAAGCACTGAATGGAAGGTTAAATAAACAAAGGCAATTAGATTACATACACATTCATAGTTTCTCCTGGCAATTGCACGGCAATTGATGTTGTCATTTTCAGAGATGATTTTGGCTTTCTTTAGTTCTTCCACAAACCATTCTACTCTGGTAATGACCTGTTGAAGGGTCAGTCCATCCATACTTTGCATTCTTCTCAGTGACTTCCCAGTAAAACCTTAAATCAATCATTTAAACTGGTGAAAATGTGCTgctaaatgtaatataaatgctgtttagtttttattgtgaATATAATCTGGTAATAcctcttagacatgttgcatttttctactctgatgcattatgagcatcagcaacaagtgaccttcgtactgttgatttgagtaaattgttgatgctcataatgcatcagagtagaaaaatgcaacatgtctaagacttttgcacagcagtatatatatatatatatatatatatatatatatatatatatatatatatatatattgttatttaaaaaacaaattaaatctcTAATTGCAGAATTAATATCTTATGCCCCTTTTACACTGGCTACCCGAGtaacaatcctgcgtagtgtgaaaccaagTACCTGAGTCGTACCCGGGTTGtgggatgtgggttgacacgctttgacccaggcTGAGACAtattttgttgattgagacacaccatgagctagactgcagcagggataaagaaacatttgctctgtaacaagctgcttccggggcatttatacacgcattgtgtactttcgtctgtcacccaggtcaactctgttttatcaaaagcagtgtgaaatcacgtagcaaCCTGCATGATACCGGGTCCTAACCCAGGTAGGCTCcaacctgggtagagcatgccagtgtgaaaggggctttagtttcAATATTACAGTGAGTAAAGGGGTACAGGTTCAGTAATGGTACAGGTTATGCCTGATTTACTTGCAGACAACAACTTCTGTGAAGATAAGTATTGACATTTACTTtatgaaaaaaatgcaaacagtATAAAGAAAGTAAGATTGCAACACCTTGTTCAATTGCATAAACCTCATATGTGCCGCTCAGAATAGGTTTCAGAATAGTTTACGGAATAACAAGAGATTTAAACCAATATATAAATGAAATCCTGGAAGAGTTTCTTATTACTTTAAGATTAAGAAACACAGATGTTATTTCCTTGTCTGAAATCACAGAAATGAGCTGCTAGAAGTCTTTGTAAAAATCCTCATGTAAATTGATTCTGCCTTGTTTTATCTTGTATGTGTGATAGATGTATTTTCTGTTTCCTGTCTCATTGGACTCAAGAATATTGCCTCAATTGAGTTATCCTAGATAcgtattttcaataaataaatacaagtgagAGAAAGATTGGTTCTCCATGATGAGAATTAAACAAAAGTTCTCTCTAAGAGCAAAATTATCTGGTGGATCTGTGACATGTACACTGTGGATTCTATAGACCTATGCCTAACATGCATGCACTTATTCACTTATGATGAacaatatttgcaaaaaaaaaaaaaaagaaaaaatgcatggTCTTGACAATCTGCTGATATCAGATATTCACTTCTTACCATATTTAGTTTATCACAGTGGCTTAGGATTTACTAGTACTGTATGTGGACAAAATCTTTTGATTTACCTTCAAATTTAGTTTATTcaatataaccttttttttttttttacaaccgaATGCCCACATTAGGGGCATTCACCATGTTATAtatatgtgtggtccagtggttaaagaaatgggcttgtccctggttcaaatcccacctcagccactgactcattgtgtgaccctgagcaagtcacttaacctccttgtgctccgtctttcaggtgagacgtagttgtaagtgactctgcagctgatgcatagttcacacaccctagtctctgtaagtcaccttggataaaggcatctgctaaataaataattatatatatttatatatatatattacagcttgACAAGTCCAGCTGAAATCGTCCCCAAATAATTTTCTTTGCAATCAGCCGGTGGTTATAGTACATGAAGTGACTGAATTGTAACTTACTTTCTAAAAGGGCTTTTAAATGTGTGCCGATGAAGAGATCCTTTAACACATTGGTGACCTGGTGGTCCGATGCCAACAGACGCACATTAGCCCAGGCTGTGAAGCCAGTTACCTGTGATTGGTTATACATCTGAAAGAGTTATGTCCTTAGGCAATACCTTTTTTAATAGGATACTGTCAATGTCATCTGGAAAACagtccaaagaaaaaaaaacatatagattAAATACAGGATACAACATTTTGCAAGCAAAACATTCATTACGTTAAAATGGCTAATGTTAACTGGAAAATTGTGCATGAATAATTTCAAAAGTAAAGACCACTGAAAAGAAAATCCATTTTCATGTACTCATTTTGCATTAGAAATAATTGTGATAAGTGTGAGGGATTTCTCTTATTTTGCTTTACACTTAAAAGTGTTTAACCATAACTGTAAATTGCATTCAAGGTTTAATAACGTTTAAAATCCCCTTTATTACAATAGCTATGTACCATAGTTTTGAGTGATTCGCGATGATTAACCCTGCTTACCATGATTTCCCTATGCTTTTCAGATACATCTTGGAAGACTCAACTGCACAACACTGGAAATGTTACTGAAGTTAGATTATTGCTATAAAGTACTGTTAGAAAGTGGAGTAGGTTAATTGAGTGTAAAATGTTAAAGTAACAAGTATGTATAACTCTAAAGATCAACATAAACCAGGAAGCAGAAGTCACGAGTCATGACCTTGTCCTTAGCAACAACATTTAGCTAACAAGAGTTAACTAATGAAATAGGAAATAATATTTCCCAACACAGTATGTACGTTGTTTCAAAGCACATAAGAACAATTTACACTTTACACTATTCTAAGCAACTGATAACATCTTTCAGTTTGCCAAATACAAGTTGCCACAAATACTgacatatttttaaaagcatatttaaaaacaagcagGTGGCTTAAGTGAACGTACCTGGAAATGTTTAAACTAACAGACTATATAAATTCCACTTCGAAGCTGCTTGCACATGCAATGGAACCAAAATTTCATCTCGACGTTCCTGTTTTAACTAAAATCAGCTGCTCCGTACCTCCACTCCGTGGGGACTCCGTAGAAGTACCAAGAGTTGTATTTAATGAAATGTacgaagctttaaaaaaaaacaaaaaaaaactttactttcTAGAAAACTACATCGAGTTACTGTCGCTACTTCTTCGCCAGGCCATTTTGTGTGCACTGCTATTGGTTAAAACTGTAGCTTCACAGCAGtcaaaacaaatgatttattttttgtttgctgtttccATAGCAACTTTTCCAGGGGGTGGATTCCTTCTGCACAGTACAACAGCGTCTTGACAGTATAGTCAAGAATACAGttgtggtgtattttttttattttctttgaacagGTACAGTAACGTGCCTGTTAAAACAATTAGGCTTTCCAATCGTAATTATACACAGATACAATTagcagtacaaaaataaaactacagtacCTAATTATTGCATGCTTTTGAGATTTATAGCTGCAATGAAACTGACTGGATTGAGTTCAAGCACACAATTGATAACTTCGCTAATGTGACGTCattgtatacttttttttctgaGTACAAATCAATATAGGAGCTGAAGCGTGGTACTGCTTGCACTGTGATAAATACAGTTGcaaatgtgtaaaaacaaaacagaaagtattgaaaacaacattttatccaaacaaaaacacactattttagTGCAATAAAACCAGGGGTGAAATGcacaacaaaaaagtgcaggttctCATATGCGCAGCcttacatttatgaatacaaaataagccataaaattaactgataaaatataaccaattcatcataaacaaagaaactgaaaatacagaaagctttgtatcctctgcatgtatcactcagtcatgtactgtaatataaaacttcagttaaaccttaaatgataagtattaagaaatattacactgtgcagaactgctgtagagagggagttttgtttcaagatatccaaAGGGGGGGATGTTATACAAAattgtgctatgaaaaaatgatacaaaaaggtctaagtcaaacaatgcacaatacggGCTGAAATACCCCTCTATTATTTAATGTACCAGGCACTACTCTTAAAAAATGACTTGGCCATTTCAATCTCCATTGTGTTCTCTGAAATGCTCCCCATACTTTCTAGACCCTGTGTGCTCAGCTACAACAGGACCTGTCTACGCTACTTGATAACCTTGGATTATAacatattttctgttatttatttttttagtttttacagaTTATTCAACAATATATTATGTGTGCTTcgctgttgtgtttctgtgtagatgaaTTATACCATCATCCATTCCAGAAAAATCTTAgtatatttcaggcagaaacagtataaaagtagagatcagctttttgcttttatttatttttttaaatccctgacATTGTGGCTCATACACAATAACAAAGTGAcaaactacacattttaaattaaataaactgtaGGGCACTGTACATTTACAGTCCTCGTGTCAGAAGATACttggatcacaacaaaacaaacctttGATCACTGTACTTGacatttaccttgcaagttgtgccagtgtttggaaagcgtAAAAGCACACCTGCATCCATACTCTGACTCGtatgccaaatctgaagcatcacttcatgttaatccctactgtcccacataTCATTTACCATTTTAGAAATCGGTGCAAGACAAAGCACGTTGTGATAATTATTTTGAGTATGTACCAACTGTGTAATTTATGACAGACACTAACGTTGTTCGAATATTGTGATAGTTTCTCAGAATTTAAGAAAATCATAATTACTCCATGCCACTGTTTTCACATCTCACTGCTAATCTTCTCTTGTTGATCAACCAATGAATTTTGTGacacatgccaaaatgaaatctaatcagaatgcaagctcagccaatcaacatgcagtgttTATACTGACTTTAATGGTGGCCAGTAGCTAGGAGAGAGAAGTATTAGAAAACAGAATGCGAGCAGCATGAACTATGCTGAATGAAAGCACATTTGAGAAACAATGCACTAGTGTGAATGAACAGAATGCACCCGCATTGGAGGAAAAGCAGATGAAATAAGTCCCGCTACCCAGTACAGGCATTAAAATAAGATCTGATGtggagtaccggcagaatttcacccctgaataaaacaaacattattattatttgtttatttagcaggtgcctttatccaaggcgacttacagactcaggtgtgtgaactatgcatcagctgctgagtcacttacaattacgtctcacccgaaagacggagcacaaggaggttaagtgacttgctcagggtcacacaatgagtcagtggctgaggtgggatttgaaccagggacctcctggttgcaagcccttttctttaaccactggaccacacagcctcttactGTTACATATCTTTACTTACTGTTAATagaacaaaaattaaaaataaatctaaaataaacatcTGATTTGCGTGATGATGACATGAACAATGAATGAAATGACTGCATTGAGGAAGTGCACAGCAATAAAGCATTTCCGCAGTATTCCATTTCCAGCCATATTCACCAATACTATGCAATCAACAAAATACATGAGGAAGAGTAAAATACATGTCATCTTACAAAACAGTGAGTGTATATATTCACAACCATGTTTATTTGGAACCAGAAGGTAAGTAGGTACATTTGAAAATCCTTGTGATGTACGACTACTACAATACAGTGAACACTGCGCCTTCTTATACTGGAAGCCATTTGTCAAGTTACTTGCTTCCCTTGGACTGATTGTCTTGAATTTTCTGAAGCAGATATTCCATCTGTACATTCAGGTTAGGCTGTCCCTTTTTAGTCTTCCTGCTCAATATTTGATACGTTTCCATTTTCTTTTGCTTGTATATCCTCAGAGCCTCCTGTCTTTGTTGTTTGTTCTTCTCTGCCtcctagaaaaagaaaaaaagagaaaaataccaTTAAGTATAGTAAGTCATAGTCGATTGATGTTCACTGTGCAACATAAGCAGCTTAAACAATTGAGATCAGCAACCAGGAATAACTGTAACTATTAAAaaagcttatttaaaatgtagcatGACAGCCAACACATTAATCTTCTGGCAAATAGAAGCTTACAGCTGGAAATTAAAAAGGAAATGAACAATTTAAGAGGATTACAAACCTCATGTTATAAATGATCAATTTCATACAAAACACCTGCACGGTCCCCCTAGGGACATCAAACcataattactgtattaaattaaattGCACCATACAATGTGGCTTTGTAGTGCTAGAAACCGTCCTTATGTCCTAAAACAATTATCTAAAGCaagttaatactttttttttttttaaactaaacgcTGTCCAGTCTCTTTTAGCAGTACTCAGTTTGTGATACTGTATTTCAGAATACAGGACAAGGCTCACAAGCTCGCTTATTTGTAGGTACTCACCCGTCTCTTTTGAGCACGCTTGGTCTGGATCCATTCATACTCCTCTTTCGTCTTTTGGTATGATGTCTTCTTGAATTTCTGTTCTTTTTTATCAGGTCTGAAATGGAAATAGATAGAAAACCTGCTGTCAGTTACGTTTTATCAACAGGGAATTTATAATGCCAACAAATGTTTACAGAGATTGGTGATCTCTCTGTTCAATGTTTCTCTGAAGGACGTGGTGCAGTCATAGTGCATACCTCTTGGGCTCAGTATCAGAAGTAGTCGAAGTAGCCACAGTAGTTGTACTTGCAGGAGTAGCTGCCTCTTCTGGCAAGGGGTTCACATCTCTCgctctcctttctttcttcttCTGCTGTTCCTCATTCTTTATCATTTCTTCCTCTGCCAGATACAAGTGCTTCAGATGCTCCGGGTAACTGTCCGTGTACTGCACCACTGGTTGGGATTTTGCTCTCCTTTCCTTGCGCAGCAGTTTCTTGTATTCATACTGAACCTTCTGTTTTCTATGGAACGCAAAGCCCTGTCCTGAGCATAACATTAAGACATTTTAAGATACAATTCAGAATGGCGCGATGGTTTCCTCACACACTGCTGAAGTGAAATTGACCAGGAACCACATCCCAAATTATAttaaccaaaagatcttcaacattGGAACAATTGGGGACGAGTGACGCTGCTGCTAAcactataatttaaataaataaataaataaataaataaataaataaataaataataataataataataataataataataataatgtaattctgTGTGCTATCCCAAAGTTAGTCTGCGCGAGGGAAACCTAATGTGTCTGCAGTTAACCTGCGTTAGCAGTGTCACTCACTCAGAGAAATACAATTCAGGAATTTGATCGAGGCAACATTGTTGAAACATGCAACACATGTCATATGTTTTGGCTGAAAAGCACATATAGTACACTTACAGATCAGATTAGCAAAAGCACACTCATGTCTGTACTCATATAATACAGCGGTACTACGAAACAGCAGCAGACATACAAGTTAACACATGATATACCTTCTTTCACGCTACCAGCAAACGCTTTATCTGGTGGTATCCATTTGCGTTTCGTTTTCATAATACTAGCCGAGGAAGGAAGCTGTCCTTTGTTTTTATAAGCATGGTGGGCAGAAAATGCTGCCTTTTTCGTGTTTTCTAATTTGGCTGCTGATGCCATATTCCAGATAACTTATCAACAAAACACGTTTATACAACCACGCCGTACTTCACTTCAGCTACTTCTGATGAGTTTACAGGAGTCGCGGGTTCTTTGCGTCATCACATTTAGTTCAGACATAGGCGTGAATGCAGAGCCCAAAGGGGAGACATATTTGTTGTGGCAAAATTCACACATTTTGGTCGGCCATTTGGAATACCGTGAGGCAAATGCATTTCGGTACTACCAACATGACTTCTAAGAggcgttattaaaaaaaaaaaaaaaaatgaaagaaaatctgCATGCTATTACTCGCGCTTCCATTGAAGCCGCAGCTTTAGAAGGTTTCTGCAAAagttaaactgaaataaaaaatgttatcaTCGTTAATAGGTGGTATCTATCGAAACTG
Above is a window of Acipenser ruthenus chromosome 14, fAciRut3.2 maternal haplotype, whole genome shotgun sequence DNA encoding:
- the LOC117419342 gene encoding thyroid transcription factor 1-associated protein 26 homolog — translated: MASAAKLENTKKAAFSAHHAYKNKGQLPSSASIMKTKRKWIPPDKAFAGSVKEGQGFAFHRKQKVQYEYKKLLRKERRAKSQPVVQYTDSYPEHLKHLYLAEEEMIKNEEQQKKKERRARDVNPLPEEAATPASTTTVATSTTSDTEPKRPDKKEQKFKKTSYQKTKEEYEWIQTKRAQKRREAEKNKQQRQEALRIYKQKKMETYQILSRKTKKGQPNLNVQMEYLLQKIQDNQSKGSK